The following are encoded together in the Juglans microcarpa x Juglans regia isolate MS1-56 chromosome 2D, Jm3101_v1.0, whole genome shotgun sequence genome:
- the LOC121250677 gene encoding uncharacterized protein LOC121250677: MSLIVLFAEKGGEKKIMDREQEDLQFLGFFGIFKESFKIIFSWRRIFSRITLSLILPLSIIFLAHIQISHILFFKIMYNQEAQNYTRKDSPRYAQLSDIISSEWVAFCLFKFVYFTFLLILSLLSTAAVVYTIASIYTAKEITFRKVMSVVPKVWKRLMVTFLWSFAIVLVYNIASGVLFFLWAINFGLYGIGIAIFVFLFILYLVGLVYISIVWHLASVVSVLEDLYGIKAMIKSKGLIKGKMGVAVAIFFMLVVLFIGVELLFENLVVLNLARNIGIRIGIGILSVLLLVQVFLFGLVIQTVIYFVCKSYHHENIDRSSLADHLEVYLGEYVPLTAKDVQLGEFQV, translated from the coding sequence ATGTCTCTCATTGTTTTGTTTGCAGAGAAAGggggggaaaagaaaatcatggacagaGAACAAGAAGATCTCCAGTTTTTGGGCTTCTTTGGGATATTCAAGGAGTCCTTCAAGATCATCTTCTCATGGAGAAGAATCTTCAGCCGAATCACACTCTCCCTCATACTCCCTCTATCCATCATCTTCCTAGCTCACATCCAAATCTCCCACAtccttttcttcaaaatcatgtATAACCAAGAAGCCCAGAACTACACCAGAAAAGATAGCCCAAGATATGCCCAGCTCTCCGATATCATCTCCTCCGAATGGGTAGCCTTTTGCCTCTTCAAATTCGTCTACTTCACCTTCCTGCTCATCCTCTCCCTGCTCTCCACCGCCGCAGTTGTCTACACAATCGCCTCCATATACACAGCAAAGGAAATCACCTTTAGAAAGGTCATGAGCGTTGTCCCAAAGGTCTGGAAGAGACTTATGGTCACTTTCTTATGGAGCTTCGCCATCGTTTTGGTCTACAACATCGCTTCCGGAGTGCTGTTCTTCTTATGGGCAATCAATTTTGGATTGTACGGGATTGGAATTGCCATCTTTGTTTTCCTCTTCATCTTATACTTGGTGGGTCTCGTGTATATAAGCATCGTTTGGCACTTGGCAAGCGTGGTGTCGGTGTTGGAGGATTTGTATGGGATCAAAGCCATGATCAAGAGCAAAGGCTTGATAAAGGGTAAGATGGGTGTTGCAGTCGCCATCTTTTTCATGCTTGTTGTGCTTTTCATAGGAGTTGAGTTATTATTTGAGAATTTGGTTGTGCTTAATTTGGCACGAAACATAGGAATTAGAATCGGAATCGGGATTCTGAGTGTGCTGTTGCTAGTCCAGGTGTTTCTCTTTGGTCTTGTCATCCAAACAGTGATATACTTCGTCTGCAAATCATATCACCATGAGAATATAGACAGGTCTTCTCTAGCAGATCATCTCGAGGTTTATCTTGGGGAGTATGTTCCTCTAACTGCCAAGGATGTGCAACTTGGTGAATTCCAAGTCTAG
- the LOC121250636 gene encoding LOW QUALITY PROTEIN: probable polygalacturonase (The sequence of the model RefSeq protein was modified relative to this genomic sequence to represent the inferred CDS: inserted 1 base in 1 codon) — KAVIRRVQGSFIRPPWTPLLLLFGLLAILTLQIFSTDTVFSVRWITGLPGADDGSSRPRDVLGDERSCVGFFGAVPRRKVVMSIADFGGVGDGRTSNTESFRRAVRYMQGFGNKGGSQLNVPKGRWLTGSFNLTSNFTLFLDEGAVILGSQDPEEWPIIAPLPSYGRGRERLGGRHISLVHGDGLTNVVITGANGTIDGQGKMWWDLWWNKTLEHTRGHLIELLNSNNVLISNLTFLNSPFWTIHPVYCSNVVIKGMTILAPLNAPNTDGIDPDSSNNVCIEDCYIESGDDLVAVKSGWDQYGIAIARPSANIIVRRVSGTTPTCSGVGIGSEMSGGISNVIVEDLHVWDSAAGVRIKSDKGRXGYIANVSFSNIILERVKIPIRFSRGSNDHPGEGWDPKAVPKVKGIFISNMVSLNSTKAPVLEGIEHASFEDICLTNVTLLGISRSTAWKCEFVSGFASEVFPVPCAQLQHKGSSSWCSYS, encoded by the exons AAAGCCGTTATTCGGCGTGTTCAGGGTAGCTTTATCAGGCCCCCATGGACGCCGTTGCTTCTGTTGTTCGGTCTCCTTGCGATCCTGACCCTTCAAATATTCTCGACCGACACCGTCTTTTCGGTACGGTGGATAACCGGATTGCCTGGAGCCGACGACGGATCGTCCCGCCCCCGTGACGTTTTGGGTGACGAGAGGAGCTGCGTGGGGTTTTTTGGAGCCGTGCCGAGGAGAAAGGTAGTGATGTCGATAGCGGATTTCGGGGGAGTTGGCGATGGGAGAACGTCAAACACCGAATCGTTTCGGAGGGCGGTACGGTACATGCAGGGTTTCGGAAACAAAGGTGGGTCCCAGCTGAACGTGCCGAAGGGGAGGTGGCTTACGGGGAGCTTCAACCTCACGAGCAATTTCACGCTGTTTCTCGACGAGGGCGCTGTAATTCTTGGTTCCCAG GACCCAGAAGAGTGGCCTATAATAGCGCCATTGCCTTCTTATGGAAGAGGGAGAGAGCGACTAGGAGGAAGACATATAAGCCTCGTACATGGAGATGGTCTCACTAATGTTGTCATTACAG GGGCAAATGGAACAATTGACGGCCAAGGGAAGATGTGGTGGGACCTATGGTGGAATAAAACATTAGAGCACACAAGAGGCCACCTCATTGAGCTATTGAACTCTAACAACGTTCTCATTTCAAATCTCACCTTCCTCAATTCTCCATTTTGGACCATTCATCCCGTTTACTGCAG TAATGTTGTTATCAAAGGCATGACAATCTTGGCTCCTCTCAACGCACCAAATACTGATGGTATCGATCCAG ACTCGAGCAACAATGTGTGCATTGAAGACTGTTACATTGAGAGTGGGGATGATCTTGTTGCAGTGAAGAGTGGTTGGGACCAATATGGAATCGCCATTGCCCGTCCAAGCGCAAACATCATTGTCAGGAGAGTTTCCGGCACCACACCAACCTGCTCTGGGGTTGGAATAGGTAGTGAGATGTCTGGTGGAATTTCAAATGTAATTGTTGAGGATTTGCATGTTTGGGATTCAGCTGCTGGAGTGCGTATAAAGTCAGACAAAGGTA GGGGATATATAGCAAATGTCAGTTTTAGTAACATAATCCTGGAAAGAGTCAAGATACCCATTAGATTTAGCAGAGGCTCTAATGACCACCCTGGTGAAGGATGGGATCCCAAAGCTGTTCCTAAAGTAAAGGGCATTTTCATAAGTAACATGGTTAGTTTAAATTCAACAAAAGCCCCCGTGCTGGAGGGCATTGAGCATGCATCATTTGAAGATATATGCTTAACAAATGTTACGCTTCTTGGTATCTCTCGGTCCACAGCATGGAAGTGTGAATTTGTTTCAGGGTTTGCCAGTGAAGTGTTCCCAGTGCCATGTGCTCAGTTGCAGCACAAGGGATCTTCATCTTGGTGTTCATACTCATAG
- the LOC121250637 gene encoding LOW QUALITY PROTEIN: photosystem I reaction center subunit N, chloroplastic-like (The sequence of the model RefSeq protein was modified relative to this genomic sequence to represent the inferred CDS: deleted 1 base in 1 codon), which translates to MAAMNSTVLACNYAISGAGLPEINAKLASMPSVASPVVAGHKLPVIRAQQVRVSEPKESSGGEGRRAALLGLTAALFTTAAAASNSSANAGVIEEYLEKSKANKELNDKKRLATSGANFARAYTVQFGTCKFPENFTGCQDLAKQKKVPFLSEDLALECEGKDKYKCGSNVFWKW; encoded by the exons ATGGCAGCCATGAACTCTACTGTTTTGGCATGCAACTATGCCATCTCGGGCGCTGGATTGCCCGAGATTAATGCAAAGCTTGCTTCCATGCCTTCTGTGGCATCCCCAGTTGTGGCTGGTCACAAGTTGCCTGTGATCAGGGCCCAACAGGTTAGAGTTTCTGAACCAAAAGAATCCAGT GGAGGTGAAGGAAGAAGGGCTGCACTGCTTGGCCTAACAGCCGCCCTTTTCACAACTGCTGCTGCCGCCTCCAATTCCTCTGCCAATGCAGGTGTCATCGAAGAATACCTTGAAAAGAGTAAAGCGAACAAG GAACTGAATGACAAGAAGAGATTGGCCACGAGTGGTGCAAACTTTGCACGAGCTTATACAGTTCAATTTGGCACATGCAAGTTCCCCGAGAACTTCACCGGCTGCCAAGATCTTGCCAAGCAAAAG AAAGTGCCATTTCTTTCTGAGGATTTGGCGCTGGAATGTGAAGGGAAGGACAAATACAAGTGTGGTTCCAATGTTTTCTGGAAATGGTGA